A region from the Neurospora crassa OR74A linkage group V, whole genome shotgun sequence genome encodes:
- the gh76-7 gene encoding cell wall glycosyl hydrolase Dfg5, with amino-acid sequence MRWNVAVCGLMGLLAQSATAITMDIDDTQSVKDAAATIAYGMLKYYTGNNTGDTPGNLPDPYYWWEAGAMFGAMVDYWWVTGDTSYVEVTTQAIVHQAGDARDFNPANQSRTSSNDDVGFWTITAMMAAEDAFPDPPPDQPQWLALVQAVFNQMASRWDDLNCGGGLRWAINDFQTGKDYKNSISNGIFFNLGARLARFTGNSSYGEWASRTWDWERSINLITDEYDVKDGAHFDVTTHVCRNDSGPHVWSYNIGVFLQGAAFMYNVSTGAEQETWKTRVDGLLGAVEAKFLTNDTKIIKEWYCESGFSDRGHPYQCNIDQQTFKGYLLRWLSSTSQVAPYTYERINPWIRATAAAAVATCTGPVGAAAPQVDSGGIQPGFKGIDGTACGFKWTQTFDGWAGVGAQMNALSAVMYTLTHKGVGKAAKGPVTTAQGGTSKGDPGAGVTDPASRGGLAALKPITMADRVGAGIVTAILAISIVGGSVFLTI; translated from the exons ATGAGGTGGAATGTTGCGGTCTGTGGCCTGATGGGCCTGCTCGCTCAGTCTGCGACAGCCATCACCATGGACATCGACGATACCC AATCGGTCAAGGATGCCGCCGCTACGATAGCATACGGAATGCTGAAATACTACACGGGAAACAACACCGGCGACACACCCGGAAACTTGCCGGACCCTTACTACTGGTGGGAAGCAGGCGCAATGTTTGGCGCAATGGTCGATTATTGGTGGGTTACAGGCGACACATCTTATGTGGAAGTGACGACACAGGCGATTGTACACCAAGCAGGCGATGCCCGAGATTTCAACCCCGCCAACCAGTCCCGAACATCATCCAACGACGACGTAGGCTTTTGGACTATCACGGCCATGATGGCGGCCGAGGACGCGTTTCCAGACCCACCTCCGGACCAGCCGCAATGGCTGGCGCTCGTCCAGGCCGTTTTTAACCAGATGGCTTCGCGCTGGGACGACTTGAACTGCGGCGGAGGTCTCAGATGGGCTATCAACGACTTTCAGACGGGCAAAGATTATAAAAACTC TATTTCCAACGGCATCTTCTTCAACCTCGGCGCACGTCTTGCGCGCTTTACAGGCAACAGCTCCTACGGCGAATGGGCCTCGCGCACCTGGGATTGGGAACGCTCCATCAACCTGATCACGGACGAATACGACGTCAAAGACGGTGCCCACTTCGACGTGACAACACACGTATGCCGCAACGACTCCGGGCCCCACGTATGGTCTTACAACATCGGCGTCTTCCTCCAAGGCGCGGCCTTCATGTACAACGTCTCGACGGGCGCCGAGCAAGAGACGTGGAAAACCCGCGTGGACGGCCTGTTGGGGGCCGTCGAGGCCAAGTTCCTGACCAACGACACCAAGATCATCAAGGAATGGTACTGCGAATCGGGATTTTCGGACCGCGGACACCCGTACCAGTGCAACATTGACCAGCAGACGTTCAAGGGCTATTTGCTGCGGTGGCTCTCATCAACTTCGCAAGTCGCGCCCTACACGTACGAACGCATCAATCCCTGGATACGCgcaaccgccgccgccgccgtcgcgaCTTGTACGGGGCCCGTCGGGGCGGCAGCACCGCAAGTAGACAGCGGTGGCATCCAACCAGGCTTCAAGGGCATCGACGGGACCGCGTGCGGGTTCAAGTGGACGCAGACGTTTGACGGGTGGGCGGGTGTGGGCGCGCAGATGAACGCTTTGTCGGCTGTCATGTATACCTTGACGCATAAGGGGGTGGGCAAGGCGGCCAAGGGACCCGTCACGACGGCGCAGGGCGGCACGTCCAAGGGTGATCCCGGAGCAGGTGTGACGGATCCGGCGTCGAGAGGAGGGTTGGCGGCGCTGAAGCCCATCACCATGGCGGATCGGGTTGGTGCGGGCATCGTGACGGCGATTTTGGCTATTAGCATTGTGGGCGGGAGTGTGTTTTTGACTATCTAA
- a CDS encoding phosphatidate cytidylyltransferase, with protein MSEHLRPPISAPSHSPTLHATDVKYDQQDPEEDITIGTRTPKPYCRQSSELLEPSERLLHRAATVALSQRQPSPTSAHNSNPASDSGTEADDEHFLKGLPAPKTRSHKGLRGKNEPLSGTSTPLLSPNAPDENGRGPDLNSRSGFSIRLKRSEAERARRRKEVVRRGAEVLLLACQGVLVASNHDVQPFIQTYRKELSALGWLFSTLLALYPLRLVAWAYRRGNPSNQLPLSVPTSFDPAPALYPQLIPLFVSLLVAPNVEGVVLPNVILSICSLPRPLIPGAGYWEEFSSTQWLLSCIPLVAGGSATDPEILTLLYPLHQTLCLLLQQLTTTSLLIAELQLLSVALINVLLLARSPQVVILKALLWGGGLGIIALCGKVIQWGISLARVPKWRFKRPSVSKSGSTSGFWKFFRAAKRTYYDGKTDNEEVLSDSDHVVSGHNRNRSSATPSWDLSFLKGRTREESITSAEENSLRQANGADVRFDVQEPPSPQQPSSRRHTLPSLGRITSIVRSQTTPSGRRKRSASSSVRAFFSLTQGQAAVRKWLYAGWVYACILVVILVGVRECVGRYALAGQEPVGWALGYLFGDIPEFRLEVVKAGLERWICLPIRADGEASGALGGWVQLVRQSVFGEANTRLLLSGYWLVIIIIGLAVVFRLSPFYEVDTRRKVFHFMMVAMFLPTIFIDPTYIALALSIVLAIFLLVDLLRASQLPPLSTPIAQFLTPYVDGRDLRGPVVISHIFLLIGCAIPLWLSLAALPRIGEGPLAGWEVPLRDISMVAGVVCVGLGDAAASLIGRRWGHRKWLWGGGKSIEGSIAFATAVFVGLMTANVWLFVGGWPSTVGMLSTVAREAELNDGFGSSEGAAAGVGELAMDIIGKLWEALSQLPKASWSATVVKTAVCACMASLTEAVLTGGNDNVVVPVVLWTCVKSMDMNLR; from the exons ATGTCAGAGCATCTCCGACCTCCAATTTCAGCCCCATCCCACTCTCCGACTCTCCACGCAACCGACGTCAAATACGATCAGCAAGACCCCGAAGAAGACATTACCATCGGTACACGAACACCGAAACCCTACTGCCGTCAGAGCTCCGAGCTCCTCGAGCCCTCCGAACGACTCTTACACCGAGCAGCGACCGTGGCTCTGTCACAGCGTCAGCCCTCCCCTACATCAGCCCACAACTCGAACCCGGCGAGCGATAGCGGTACCGAAGCAGACGATGAACATTTCCTCAAGGGATTGCCGGCCCCCAAAACCCGATCACACAAGGGCTTACGTGGGAAGAACGAGCCGCTGTCGGGTACATCAACACCCCTGCTTTCCCCCAACGCGCCAGACGAGAATGGACGAGGCCCCGACCTGAACTCGAGATCTGGCTTTTCCATACGACTAAAAAGAAGTGAAGCCGAGAGAGCTcgtagaaggaaagaagttgTTCGCCGTGGTGCCgaggtgctgctgcttgctTGTCAGGGGGTGCTGGTAGCGTCAAACCATGATGTGCAGCCCTTTATCCAAACATATCGAAAAG AACTCTCCGCCTTGGGCTGGCTATTTTCGACACTACTTGCTCTTTACCCGCTGAGGCTCGTAGCTTGGGCATATCGTCGAGGCAACCCATCGAACCAGTTGCCTCTTTCCGTCCCTACTTCCTTCGATCCCGCTCCGGCGTTATACCCACAGCTTATACCGCTGTTCGTCTCGCTTCTTGTTGCACCAAATGTCGAGGGTGTTGTGTTGCCAAACGTGATTTTGAGCATCTGCTCGCTACCAAGACCGTTGATACCTGGCGCGGGATACTGGGAAGAGTTCAGTTCTACACAGTGGCTTCTATCTTGCATTCCCCTTGTGGCGGGCGGCTCTGCTACGGATCCCGAGATCCTGACTTTGCTGTATCCATTGCACCAGACGCTATGCTTGCTCTTGCAGCAACTTACCACGACTAGCCTGCTGATTGCAGAATTGCAATTACTTTCCGTGGCCCTCATTAACGTCCTTTTACTGGCACGATCTCCCCAGGTCGTTATTTTGAAGGCACTTCTCTGGGGAGGCGGTCTCGGCATTATCGCGCTATGTGGTAAAGTCATCCAATGGGGTATCTCTTTGGCTAGAGTACCAAAGTGGCGCTTCAAACGTCCTTCTGTCTCCAAGTCTGGAAGTACATCTGGATTCTGGAAGTTCTTCAGAGCCGCCAAACGTACATACTATGATGGTAAAACTGACAACGAGGAGGTATTAAGTGACTCCGATCATGTGGTTTCGGGCCATAATCGCAACCGAAGCTCCGCAACTCCTTCCTGGGATTTGAGCTTCTTGAAAGGAAGGACAAGGGAGGAGAGCATCACCAGCGCTGAAGAGAACTCACTTCGTCAAGCTAATGGCGCGGATGTTCGCTTTGATGTGCAGGAGCCACCATCGCCTCAGCAGCCCTCCTCACGAAGGCATACATTGCCTTCTCTGGGTAGAATCACCAGCATTGTTCGGTCCCAAACCACTCCTTCGGGTCGCCGGAAGCGCTCTGCCTCCTCCAGTGTACGcgccttcttttccttgacACAAGGACAAGCTGCTGTAAGGAAGTGGTTGTACGCCGGCTGGGTCTACGCTTGCATACTGGTCGTCATTTTGGTTGGCGTTCGAGAATGTGTGGGACGATACGCTCTGGCTGGACAAGAGCCCGTGGGGTGGGCGCTTGGTTATCTATTTGGCGACATTCCTGAGTTCAGGCTCGAAGTCGTCAAGGCGGGTCTTGAAAGATGGATTTGCCTCCCGATACGAGCCGATGGTGAGGCTTCCGGCGCCTTGGGCGGCTGGGTTCAGTTGGTCCGGCAGTCTGTCTTCGGAGAAGCGAATacccgtctcctcctcagcgGCTACTGGCTAGTCATCATCATAATCGGCCTCGCCGTCGTGTTCCGCCTGTCGCCTTTTTACGAGGTTGATACACGTCGGAAGGTCTTTCATTTTATGATGGTCGCCATGTTCTTGCCTACCATCTTCATTGACCCAACCTACATCGCTCTGGCTTTGTCGATCGTTCTCGCCATCTTCCTTCTGGTTGACCTTCTCCGGGCCAGCCAGCTCCCCCCTTTGTCTACGCCTATAGCCCAGTTCCTTACCCCATACGTCGACGGAAGAGACCTACGCGGCCCCGTCGTAATCTCGcacatcttcctccttatcGGATGCGCCATCCCTCTATGGCTCAGCTTAGCCGCATTGCCGCGCATCGGAGAAGGCCCCTTAGCAGGATGGGAGGTCCCGCTCCGTGACATTAGCATGGTCGCCGGAGTCGTATGCGTGGGACTAGGCGATGCGGCAGCTTCGCTGATCGGAAGGAGATGGGGTCACAGAAAGTGGCTCTGGGGAGGCGGCAAGAGCATTGAGGGAAGCATTGCGTTCGCGACAGCGGTGTTTGTGGGGTTGATGACGGCTAATGTTTGGCTGTTTGTTGGGGGCTGGCCCTCGACTGTCGGCATGCTTTCTACGGTTGCCCGGGAAGCGGAACTTAATGATGGCTTTGGATCGAGCGAGGGTGCGGCCGCGGGTGTCGGCGAGCTGGCGATGGATATAATCGGGAAGTTATGGGAAGCCTTGTCTCAATTGCCAAAGGCATCGTGGTCGGCGACGGTGGTGAAGACGGCGGTATGTGCTTGCATGGCATCGCTCACAGAGGCGGTGTTGACAGGAGGTAATGATAATGTGGTCGTGCCGGTTGTGCTGTGGACTTGTGTCAAAAGTATGGACATGAATTTGAGGTAG